In one window of Tenacibaculum mesophilum DNA:
- the lepA gene encoding translation elongation factor 4: MKNIRNFCIIAHIDHGKSTLADRLLDYTGSVTEREKQNQLLDNMDLERERGITIKSHAIQMDYVYEGEDYILNLIDTPGHVDFSYEVSRSIAACEGALLIVDAAQSIQAQTISNLYLALENDLEIIPVLNKVDLPSANPEEVTDDIVDLLGCEPEDVIHASGKTGFGVDNILKAIIEKIPSPSGNPDAPLKALIFDSVYNSYRGIETYFRVIDGSIKKNQQIKFMATGRQYGADEVGTLKLSQVVKNEIKTGDVGYLITGIKAAKEVKVGDTITDFANPTTDRIEGFEDVKPMVFAGIYPVDTEDYEELRASMEKLQLNDASLVFQPESSAALGFGFRCGFLGMLHMEIIQERLEREFNMTVITTVPNVSYHAFTKKNPDEVIIVNNPSDLPDPSKLDRVEEPFIKASIITKADFVGQVMSLCIEKRGQIVNQTYLTPERVELIFDMPLAEIVFDFYDRLKTVSKGYASFDYHPIGMQKSKLVRVDMLLNGQIVDALSALLHDSNAYSIGKRICEKLKELIPRQQFDIPIQAAIGAKIIARETVKALRKDVTAKCYGGDISRKRKLLEKQKKGKKRMRQVGNVEIPQQAFMAVLKLND; encoded by the coding sequence ATGAAGAACATTAGAAATTTTTGCATAATTGCACATATTGATCATGGTAAAAGTACCCTTGCAGATAGATTATTAGACTATACAGGGTCGGTTACTGAGCGTGAAAAACAAAATCAGTTACTTGATAACATGGATTTAGAACGTGAACGTGGAATTACCATTAAGTCACACGCTATTCAGATGGACTATGTTTATGAAGGTGAAGATTATATATTAAACCTAATTGACACTCCAGGTCACGTAGATTTTTCTTATGAAGTTTCTCGTTCTATTGCAGCATGTGAAGGAGCATTGCTAATTGTAGATGCGGCACAAAGTATACAAGCACAAACTATTTCTAACTTATACCTAGCGTTAGAAAATGATTTGGAAATTATTCCAGTATTAAATAAAGTAGATTTACCTTCAGCAAACCCAGAGGAAGTAACAGATGATATTGTTGATTTATTAGGGTGTGAGCCAGAAGATGTAATTCACGCAAGTGGAAAAACAGGTTTTGGAGTAGATAATATTTTAAAGGCAATTATTGAAAAAATTCCTTCACCGAGTGGAAATCCCGATGCACCTTTAAAAGCATTGATTTTCGATTCAGTATACAATTCGTATCGTGGAATTGAAACCTACTTTAGAGTAATTGATGGTTCTATTAAAAAGAATCAACAAATAAAGTTTATGGCTACAGGAAGGCAGTATGGAGCCGATGAAGTAGGAACTTTAAAACTAAGCCAAGTTGTAAAAAACGAAATAAAAACAGGTGATGTAGGGTATTTAATTACAGGAATTAAAGCAGCGAAGGAAGTAAAAGTAGGAGATACTATTACCGATTTTGCCAATCCAACTACAGATAGAATTGAAGGATTTGAAGATGTAAAACCAATGGTATTCGCAGGAATTTACCCTGTAGATACTGAAGATTACGAGGAACTACGTGCTTCAATGGAAAAGCTACAATTAAATGATGCTTCCTTAGTTTTTCAACCAGAAAGTTCAGCAGCACTTGGTTTTGGTTTCCGATGTGGATTCTTAGGAATGTTACACATGGAAATTATTCAAGAGCGTCTAGAACGTGAATTTAATATGACGGTAATTACTACGGTTCCTAACGTAAGTTACCATGCATTCACGAAGAAAAATCCTGATGAGGTTATTATAGTGAATAACCCATCAGATTTACCAGATCCATCAAAGTTAGATAGGGTAGAAGAACCATTTATCAAAGCTTCAATTATTACAAAGGCCGATTTTGTAGGACAAGTAATGTCGCTTTGTATTGAAAAACGCGGACAAATTGTAAATCAAACTTATTTAACTCCAGAGCGAGTGGAGTTAATTTTTGATATGCCGTTGGCAGAAATCGTTTTTGATTTTTACGATAGATTAAAAACAGTATCTAAAGGATATGCGTCGTTCGATTATCATCCAATAGGAATGCAAAAGTCAAAGTTAGTTCGTGTAGATATGTTACTTAATGGACAAATAGTTGATGCGCTTTCAGCTCTATTACACGATAGTAATGCGTATTCAATAGGAAAACGTATTTGTGAAAAGTTAAAAGAATTGATTCCAAGACAACAATTTGATATTCCTATTCAAGCAGCAATTGGAGCAAAAATTATTGCTCGTGAAACTGTAAAAGCTTTACGTAAAGATGTAACTGCAAAATGTTATGGAGGAGATATTTCTCGTAAACGTAAATTATTAGAGAAGCAGAAAAAAGGTAAAAAACGTATGCGTCAAGTAGGAAATGTAGAAATTCCACAGCAAGCGTTTATGGCAGTGTTGAAGTTGAATGACTAG
- a CDS encoding zinc metallopeptidase: protein MIGFYILIGIISLFSWLVSNTLKRKFKKYSQVHLRNGMSGAEIAQKMLADHGIYDVQVISTPGMLTDHYNPQNKTVNLSEAVYNQRNAAAAAVAAHEVGHAVQHARAYQYLQMRSKLVPMVSITSRFSQWMVIGGIAFGAASGSTGIGFYIALAGLAFMALGTVFSFVTLPVEYDASNRALAWLENKNMVTREELAGSKDALKWAARTYLVAALGSLAMLLYWALQVLGNRD, encoded by the coding sequence ATGATAGGATTTTATATTCTAATTGGTATTATATCTCTTTTCAGTTGGTTAGTGAGTAATACGTTAAAAAGAAAGTTTAAAAAATACTCTCAAGTTCATTTACGAAACGGTATGAGTGGTGCTGAAATTGCACAAAAAATGCTAGCTGATCACGGTATTTACGATGTTCAGGTAATTTCTACACCAGGTATGTTAACCGATCATTACAACCCTCAAAACAAAACTGTAAACTTGAGTGAAGCTGTGTACAACCAACGAAATGCTGCCGCAGCTGCTGTAGCTGCTCACGAGGTAGGGCATGCTGTACAGCATGCTAGAGCTTATCAATATTTACAAATGCGATCTAAACTAGTACCTATGGTAAGTATTACTTCTCGTTTTTCTCAATGGATGGTAATTGGTGGTATTGCTTTTGGTGCTGCTTCTGGTAGTACAGGTATTGGTTTTTATATTGCTTTAGCTGGTTTAGCATTTATGGCTTTAGGTACTGTTTTTAGCTTTGTTACCTTACCTGTTGAGTATGATGCGAGTAATAGAGCCTTAGCTTGGTTAGAAAATAAAAACATGGTTACTCGTGAAGAACTAGCTGGATCTAAAGACGCTTTAAAATGGGCTGCAAGAACGTATTTAGTAGCTGCTCTAGGTTCTTTAGCAATGCTATTGTATTGGGCTTTGCAAGTTTTAGGAAATAGGGATTAA
- a CDS encoding MotA/TolQ/ExbB proton channel family protein, translating into MKKVVNILTIAGFMFLGAIQSTYAQDAAAAEGSETFHQILKRYFIDGGPGFMGIVLVALILGLAIAIERIIYLNMATTNTKKLVASVDEALSSGGVEAAKEVCRNTKGPVASIFYQGLERADEGLEAAEKAVVGYGGVQMGLLEKNISWISLFIALAPMLGFMGTVIGMIGAFDSIAVANDISPAVVATGIKVALLTTVFGLIVAIILQIFYNYIISKVDSIVNNMEDASISLIDLLAKYKK; encoded by the coding sequence ATGAAAAAAGTAGTAAATATCCTAACTATTGCAGGATTTATGTTTTTAGGAGCTATTCAGTCAACTTATGCTCAAGACGCAGCAGCGGCAGAAGGATCAGAAACTTTTCACCAAATCTTAAAAAGATACTTTATTGATGGTGGGCCTGGTTTTATGGGAATTGTATTAGTAGCCTTAATTTTAGGTTTAGCCATTGCAATTGAAAGAATTATTTATTTAAACATGGCTACAACTAATACTAAAAAATTAGTAGCTAGCGTTGACGAAGCATTAAGTTCAGGTGGTGTAGAAGCTGCTAAAGAAGTTTGTAGAAATACAAAAGGTCCTGTTGCCTCTATCTTTTACCAAGGTTTAGAAAGAGCAGATGAAGGATTAGAAGCTGCTGAAAAAGCTGTTGTAGGATACGGTGGTGTACAAATGGGCTTATTAGAAAAGAACATTTCATGGATTTCGTTATTTATTGCGTTAGCACCAATGTTAGGATTTATGGGGACTGTAATTGGTATGATCGGAGCATTTGATTCGATTGCTGTAGCTAACGATATTTCTCCTGCAGTAGTAGCAACTGGTATTAAAGTAGCACTTTTAACTACAGTATTTGGATTAATAGTAGCAATTATCTTACAAATTTTTTATAACTACATTATCTCTAAGGTAGATAGTATTGTTAATAATATGGAAGATGCATCTATTTCTTTAATCGACTTACTAGCTAAGTATAAAAAATAA
- a CDS encoding ExbD/TolR family protein has product MARRENPEINAGSMADIAFLLLIFFLVTTTMDVDSGIPKKLAEKTDVEPPIIKEKNIFQVSINRNNQLLVEEEIMELKDLKDAAIKFIDNGGGIGNPMPGKEAGAACDYCKGEKDPESSDHPNKAVISVESDRGTEFGTYVAVQNELLRAYTELRDRLCQEKYGMSFTELEQAFKDSARKDESLRKKVEDIKASYPQIISDSEPTNVQ; this is encoded by the coding sequence ATGGCAAGAAGAGAAAACCCAGAAATTAATGCAGGTTCGATGGCAGATATTGCCTTCTTGCTACTTATCTTTTTCCTTGTAACAACTACAATGGATGTTGATTCAGGTATCCCAAAAAAGTTAGCTGAAAAAACTGATGTAGAGCCACCAATTATTAAAGAGAAAAATATTTTTCAAGTTAGTATCAACCGTAATAATCAACTTTTAGTTGAAGAAGAAATTATGGAGTTGAAAGACTTAAAAGATGCAGCAATCAAATTTATAGATAATGGTGGAGGTATTGGTAATCCAATGCCAGGAAAAGAAGCAGGAGCTGCTTGTGATTACTGTAAAGGTGAAAAAGACCCTGAGTCGTCAGATCATCCAAACAAAGCAGTAATTTCTGTTGAAAGCGATAGAGGTACTGAATTCGGTACGTATGTAGCTGTACAGAATGAGTTATTAAGGGCTTATACAGAGTTGCGTGATAGATTGTGCCAAGAGAAATATGGTATGAGCTTTACTGAGTTAGAACAAGCTTTTAAAGACAGCGCAAGAAAAGATGAGTCATTAAGAAAGAAAGTTGAAGATATTAAAGCGAGTTATCCTCAAATTATATCTGATTCTGAACCAACAAATGTTCAATAA
- the asnS gene encoding asparagine--tRNA ligase: MKRSSVKDLLQSDKFLQEVHVKGWVRTFRSNRFIALNDGSTINNIQCVVDFENTDETLLKRINTGAAVSIQGTLVESQGRGQTVEIQVNNLEILGDSNPDEYPIQPKKHSLEFLRENAHLRVRTNTFSAVMRLRSALSFAVHQYFQQNGFYYVNTPIITGSDAEGAGEMFKVTQFEANKAPVNEEGKIDYSKDFFGKETNLTVSGQLEGETYAMALGKIYTFGPTFRAENSNTTRHLAEFWMIEPEVAFNDLDANMDLSEDFIKYVLQYVLDNCKDDLAFLDNRLAQEEKTKPQAQRSEMGLIEKLKFVVDNNFKRVSYTEAIDILRNSKPNKKKKFQFPVNEWGVDLQSEHERYLVEKHFKCPVILFDYPANIKAFYMRLNEDGKTVRAMDVLFPGIGEMVGGSEREERLDVLKEKMAELNIPEEELWWYLDTRKFGTAVHSGFGLGFERLVLFATGMSNIRDVIPFPRTPQNAEF, from the coding sequence ATGAAAAGAAGTAGCGTTAAAGATTTATTACAATCTGACAAATTTTTACAAGAAGTACACGTAAAAGGGTGGGTAAGAACTTTTAGAAGCAATCGTTTTATTGCTTTAAATGATGGTTCTACTATTAATAATATTCAGTGTGTTGTAGATTTTGAAAATACCGACGAAACTTTATTAAAAAGAATAAATACTGGAGCAGCTGTAAGCATTCAAGGTACTTTGGTTGAAAGTCAAGGTAGAGGACAAACAGTAGAAATTCAGGTAAACAATTTGGAAATCTTAGGAGATTCAAATCCTGATGAATATCCAATTCAGCCCAAAAAACACAGTTTAGAGTTTTTACGTGAAAATGCTCATTTACGCGTAAGAACTAACACTTTTAGTGCTGTAATGCGTTTACGTTCTGCATTATCATTTGCAGTACATCAGTACTTCCAACAAAACGGGTTTTACTATGTAAATACTCCAATTATTACAGGTTCTGATGCTGAAGGCGCTGGAGAAATGTTTAAAGTAACTCAGTTTGAAGCAAACAAAGCTCCTGTAAACGAAGAAGGTAAAATTGATTATTCTAAAGATTTCTTTGGAAAAGAAACTAACCTAACAGTTTCTGGTCAATTAGAAGGTGAAACCTATGCGATGGCATTAGGTAAAATATATACTTTCGGGCCTACTTTTAGAGCTGAGAACTCTAATACTACACGTCATTTAGCAGAATTTTGGATGATTGAACCAGAGGTGGCTTTTAACGATTTAGATGCTAACATGGATCTTTCTGAAGACTTTATTAAGTATGTATTACAATATGTATTAGACAACTGTAAAGATGATTTGGCTTTCTTAGACAATCGCTTAGCGCAAGAGGAAAAAACGAAACCTCAAGCGCAACGTAGTGAAATGGGCTTAATAGAAAAATTAAAATTTGTTGTAGACAATAACTTTAAGCGTGTAAGCTATACAGAAGCAATAGATATTTTAAGAAATTCTAAGCCTAACAAGAAGAAGAAATTTCAATTTCCTGTTAACGAGTGGGGTGTTGATTTACAATCAGAACACGAGCGTTATTTAGTAGAAAAACACTTTAAATGCCCTGTAATTTTATTCGATTATCCAGCAAATATAAAAGCATTTTACATGCGTTTAAATGAAGATGGTAAAACAGTACGTGCTATGGATGTTTTATTCCCTGGAATTGGAGAAATGGTAGGAGGTTCTGAAAGAGAAGAACGCTTAGACGTTTTAAAAGAAAAAATGGCTGAACTAAATATTCCTGAAGAAGAATTATGGTGGTACTTAGACACTCGTAAATTTGGTACAGCTGTACACTCTGGATTTGGTTTAGGTTTTGAACGTTTAGTTTTATTTGCAACTGGAATGAGCAATATTCGTGACGTTATTCCTTTTCCAAGAACACCACAAAACGCTGAGTTTTAA
- a CDS encoding asparaginase: MANQPKILIVYTGGTIGMVKDYNTGALKAFDFSQISSKIPELQQLNCEINTISFDEPIDSSNMSVHYYIQIADIISDNYDKFDGFVVLTGSDTMSYTSSTISFMFENLQKPVIFTGSQLPIGDLRTDAKENLITSIQVASAYENGKPVIQEVGLYFEYKLYRANRTTKINAEQFEAFASMNYPPLAESGVHLNFNYPLLLKPKENQSDLVVRKNLDNHVAILKLFPGITESVVRSFMNIPDLKGIILETYGSGNAPTEKWFVDLLEESVSKGIYIVNVTQCKGGSVILGHYETSSELKRIGIVDGKDITTETAIAKMMYLLGEKLSKEDFTHYFQTPLRGEMA, translated from the coding sequence ATGGCAAATCAACCTAAAATTTTAATAGTTTACACAGGCGGAACTATTGGTATGGTTAAAGACTATAATACGGGAGCGTTAAAAGCATTTGATTTTAGTCAAATCTCAAGTAAAATTCCAGAATTACAGCAGCTTAATTGCGAAATTAATACAATATCGTTTGATGAACCAATTGATTCATCAAACATGAGTGTACATTATTATATACAAATAGCAGATATAATCTCCGATAATTATGACAAGTTTGACGGATTTGTAGTGCTAACGGGCTCAGACACCATGTCGTATACATCGTCTACAATAAGTTTTATGTTTGAAAATTTACAAAAGCCTGTGATTTTTACGGGATCACAATTGCCTATTGGAGATTTACGTACAGATGCTAAAGAAAATTTAATTACATCTATACAAGTAGCATCAGCCTATGAAAATGGCAAACCAGTAATTCAAGAAGTAGGATTATATTTTGAATATAAATTATATAGAGCAAACAGAACTACAAAAATAAATGCTGAACAATTCGAAGCATTTGCTTCTATGAACTATCCCCCTTTAGCAGAAAGTGGTGTGCATTTAAACTTTAATTATCCATTATTACTTAAACCTAAAGAAAATCAAAGTGATTTAGTAGTAAGAAAGAACCTTGATAATCACGTGGCTATTTTAAAGTTATTTCCAGGTATTACAGAATCTGTAGTGAGAAGTTTTATGAATATCCCAGATTTAAAAGGTATTATTTTAGAAACTTACGGATCAGGAAATGCACCAACCGAAAAATGGTTTGTTGATTTATTAGAGGAATCGGTTAGCAAAGGAATTTACATAGTTAACGTAACTCAATGTAAAGGAGGAAGTGTAATTTTAGGACATTATGAAACAAGTTCAGAATTAAAACGCATTGGTATTGTTGATGGTAAGGATATTACAACAGAAACAGCCATTGCTAAAATGATGTATTTGTTAGGAGAAAAGCTTTCAAAAGAAGATTTTACGCATTATTTTCAAACACCCCTAAGGGGAGAAATGGCATAG
- a CDS encoding porin family protein encodes MKYIVSFFVFFLSLTTFCQKDSLQLGDKYWEDQLYIDITYNLLKDQPDGIGKTGFSYGLGVGYMKDIPFNINGRTAMAIGLGYNYDSFSHGLKVLEGNVKEYETDPDISSNKIKLHNLEMPIQFRWRSSDANTYSFWRFYAGFKVSYNISNSFRYDSPTGRVSFSNIEKYNKWQAGLTLSAGYGTFNFHVYYGLSPMFKNVTLNGKSIDSKIVKLGLSFYLL; translated from the coding sequence ATGAAGTATATAGTAAGTTTTTTCGTGTTTTTTCTGTCATTAACTACTTTTTGCCAGAAAGATTCTTTACAGTTAGGGGATAAGTATTGGGAAGATCAGTTATACATTGATATAACATATAACTTATTAAAAGATCAACCAGATGGAATCGGGAAGACTGGTTTCTCTTATGGTCTAGGTGTCGGTTACATGAAGGATATACCCTTTAATATAAATGGTAGAACAGCAATGGCTATAGGTTTAGGGTATAATTATGACTCATTCAGTCATGGGTTAAAAGTGCTAGAAGGAAATGTAAAAGAGTATGAAACTGACCCAGACATTTCATCCAACAAAATAAAACTTCACAATTTAGAAATGCCTATTCAGTTTAGATGGCGATCTTCAGATGCAAATACGTATTCATTTTGGCGTTTTTATGCGGGTTTTAAAGTCTCTTATAACATAAGTAATAGCTTTCGATACGACTCACCAACAGGAAGAGTTAGTTTTTCAAATATTGAAAAATACAATAAATGGCAAGCAGGATTAACTTTGTCTGCAGGTTATGGTACATTTAATTTCCATGTATATTACGGATTGTCACCTATGTTTAAAAATGTAACTCTGAATGGAAAATCAATAGATAGTAAAATAGTTAAATTAGGCCTAAGCTTTTATTTACTATAA
- the rpoN gene encoding RNA polymerase factor sigma-54: MLKQSLHQKLLQKLSPQQIQLMKLIQLPTQAFEERLKQEIEENPALDTGKDEPENFEDSLANDVDYDDSGNEKIDAEDINIDEYLSDDEYPSYKTQTNNYSSDDEDKQIPYAAGTSFHQSLKNQLNTFRIDEEERAIAEFLVGSIDDSGYIRRDIIDLVDDLAFTQNVFTTEEKVQNVLINVVQKLDPTGVGALNLKECLIIQLKAKSENESRALAIRILEEAFDHFVKKHYKKLLEKFNISEEQLKEIISEISKLNPKPGSSYAGNNKIAEQIVPDFSIKIIDGNLDLTLNSRNAPELHVSREYNNMLKGYQDSKEKTKSQKDAVLFIKQKLDAAKWFIDAIKQRQQTLLVTMNAIMHRQSAYFLTGDERKLKPMILKDIADEIGMDVSTVSRVASSKYVSTPYGTKLIKEFFSESMKNDQGEDVSTREIKKILETVITEEDKRKPLTDEKLSKILKEKGYPIARRTVAKYREQLDIPVARLRKEI; encoded by the coding sequence ATGCTAAAACAAAGTTTACATCAAAAATTACTTCAAAAATTATCTCCACAACAAATACAGTTGATGAAGTTAATTCAATTGCCTACGCAAGCTTTTGAAGAACGTTTGAAACAAGAAATTGAAGAAAATCCCGCATTAGATACTGGTAAAGACGAGCCTGAAAATTTTGAGGATAGCTTAGCCAATGATGTTGATTATGACGATTCGGGTAATGAAAAAATAGATGCTGAAGATATAAACATTGATGAGTATTTAAGTGATGATGAATACCCTAGTTATAAAACGCAAACTAACAACTATTCTTCAGATGATGAAGACAAGCAAATTCCTTATGCAGCAGGTACTAGCTTTCATCAATCTTTAAAAAATCAATTAAATACTTTTAGAATTGACGAAGAAGAACGTGCTATTGCTGAGTTTTTAGTGGGTAGTATTGATGATAGCGGTTATATACGTAGAGATATTATAGATCTAGTTGACGACTTAGCTTTTACCCAAAATGTTTTTACTACTGAGGAAAAAGTACAAAATGTTTTGATAAATGTTGTTCAAAAATTAGACCCTACTGGTGTAGGTGCTTTAAATTTAAAAGAGTGTTTAATCATTCAATTAAAAGCTAAATCTGAGAATGAAAGCAGAGCATTAGCAATAAGAATTTTAGAAGAAGCTTTTGATCATTTTGTTAAAAAGCACTACAAGAAGCTTCTAGAAAAATTCAATATTTCTGAAGAACAATTAAAGGAGATTATTAGCGAAATAAGCAAACTAAACCCAAAACCTGGAAGTTCTTACGCTGGAAATAATAAAATAGCAGAGCAAATAGTTCCCGATTTTTCAATTAAAATTATTGATGGGAACTTAGATTTAACTTTGAACTCTCGTAACGCTCCAGAATTGCATGTTTCTAGAGAATACAACAATATGTTAAAAGGGTATCAAGATTCTAAAGAGAAAACTAAATCTCAAAAAGATGCTGTACTCTTTATAAAGCAAAAATTAGATGCTGCAAAATGGTTTATTGATGCTATAAAACAACGTCAGCAGACCCTTTTAGTAACAATGAATGCGATTATGCATCGTCAGTCAGCATATTTTTTAACAGGTGATGAGCGTAAGTTAAAACCTATGATTTTAAAAGATATTGCTGACGAAATTGGTATGGACGTCTCAACTGTTTCTCGTGTTGCTAGTAGTAAGTATGTTTCTACACCTTACGGTACAAAATTGATTAAGGAATTCTTTTCTGAATCGATGAAAAACGACCAAGGAGAAGATGTTTCAACTAGAGAAATTAAGAAAATTTTAGAAACTGTAATTACAGAGGAAGACAAACGAAAACCTCTTACCGATGAAAAATTATCTAAAATTTTAAAAGAAAAAGGATACCCTATCGCTAGAAGAACAGTTGCTAAATATCGTGAACAATTAGACATTCCTGTCGCGAGGTTACGCAAAGAAATTTAA
- a CDS encoding ExbD/TolR family protein — protein MSKFKKKKKGLPALSTASLPDIVFMLLFFFMVTTTMRETDLQIDSPRLPSASEVKKLERKSLVSTIYVGKAKDPKYGTGYNRIQLNDKIATPDEVPSFIYLERDNVSEAEVPFMTTSIKADRESSVGTLADIREKLRDVNALKLSLSTHKGDVIKK, from the coding sequence ATGTCTAAATTTAAAAAGAAGAAAAAAGGATTGCCAGCATTATCCACGGCGTCTTTACCAGATATTGTTTTCATGTTATTATTCTTCTTCATGGTAACTACTACCATGAGAGAAACAGATTTACAAATAGATTCACCTCGTTTACCAAGTGCCAGTGAGGTAAAGAAGCTTGAGCGTAAAAGTTTGGTGAGTACAATTTATGTTGGTAAAGCTAAAGACCCAAAGTATGGAACAGGGTACAATAGAATACAGTTAAATGATAAAATAGCGACTCCAGATGAAGTTCCTTCTTTTATCTATCTTGAAAGAGATAATGTTTCTGAAGCAGAAGTACCTTTTATGACAACTTCTATAAAAGCAGATAGAGAATCGAGTGTAGGTACATTAGCTGACATTCGTGAGAAATTAAGAGATGTTAACGCTCTTAAATTAAGTTTATCTACTCACAAGGGAGATGTTATTAAGAAGTAA
- a CDS encoding radical SAM protein, which produces MPERKYNYYDFTLSLCPECLKRVDAKIVFEDDKVYMLKRCREHGSSKVLIADDIEYYKNIRNYNKPSEMPYTFNTKTDYGCPYDCGLCPDHEQHSCLTVVEVTDRCNLTCPTCYAGSSPTYGRHRTLEEVKAMLDAVVKNEKEPDVVQISGGEPTIHPQFWEILDYAKSLPIRHLMLNTNGIKIAKDVAFAERLKTYTPDFEIYLQFDSFEDSVLRELRGADLNEIRRQAIENLNKLNLSTTLVVTLQKGLNDHEIGKVIDYALQQKCVRGVTFQPTQIAGRLEGFNPETDRMTLTEVRRKIMEQTDVFNADDLIPVPCNPDALVMGYALKLGGEVFPLTRYINPNDLLDNSKNTIIYEQDEALHGKMIELFSTGNSVEVAEENLKSIMCCLPNIDAPELGYDNLFRVIIMQFIDAYNFDVRAVKKSCVHIVDKDNKIIPFETMNLFYRDDKKEYLEKLRQEI; this is translated from the coding sequence ATGCCAGAAAGAAAATATAACTACTACGATTTTACATTGAGTTTATGTCCTGAATGTTTAAAAAGAGTAGATGCCAAAATAGTATTTGAAGACGACAAGGTTTATATGCTTAAGCGTTGTAGAGAACATGGAAGTTCAAAAGTGTTAATAGCAGATGATATTGAATATTATAAAAATATCAGAAACTATAACAAACCTAGTGAAATGCCCTATACGTTTAATACAAAAACAGATTATGGATGTCCTTATGATTGCGGATTATGTCCAGATCATGAACAGCATTCATGTTTAACCGTTGTTGAGGTTACCGATAGATGTAATTTAACTTGCCCTACTTGTTATGCAGGTTCATCACCTACGTATGGACGCCATCGAACACTAGAAGAAGTAAAAGCGATGTTAGATGCTGTGGTGAAAAATGAAAAAGAACCTGATGTAGTACAAATCAGTGGAGGAGAGCCAACGATACACCCTCAATTTTGGGAAATTTTAGACTATGCAAAATCACTTCCTATCCGACATTTAATGTTGAATACTAACGGGATTAAAATAGCGAAAGACGTTGCTTTTGCTGAACGATTGAAAACCTATACACCCGATTTTGAAATTTACTTACAGTTTGATTCCTTTGAAGATAGTGTGTTGAGAGAGTTGAGAGGAGCAGACTTGAATGAAATTCGCAGACAAGCAATCGAAAACTTGAATAAGTTAAATCTATCAACAACTTTAGTAGTTACGCTTCAAAAAGGATTAAATGATCACGAAATAGGTAAAGTAATTGATTATGCCTTGCAGCAAAAGTGTGTGAGAGGGGTTACGTTTCAACCAACACAAATAGCTGGAAGGTTAGAAGGCTTTAATCCAGAAACGGATAGAATGACGCTTACTGAAGTTAGAAGAAAAATAATGGAACAAACAGATGTTTTCAACGCTGACGATTTAATTCCAGTACCTTGTAATCCTGATGCTTTGGTAATGGGATATGCTCTAAAATTGGGAGGAGAAGTGTTTCCGTTAACTAGGTATATTAATCCCAATGATTTGTTAGATAATAGTAAAAACACCATTATTTATGAGCAAGATGAAGCGCTACACGGAAAAATGATAGAGTTATTTAGTACGGGGAATTCTGTTGAAGTGGCAGAAGAAAATTTAAAATCAATCATGTGTTGTTTACCAAATATTGATGCGCCAGAGTTAGGGTACGATAATTTATTTAGAGTTATAATCATGCAGTTTATTGATGCTTATAATTTTGATGTACGAGCGGTAAAAAAATCATGTGTACACATAGTAGATAAAGACAATAAAATTATTCCTTTTGAAACAATGAATCTCTTTTATAGGGATGATAAAAAAGAATATTTAGAAAAGTTAAGACAAGAAATATAA